Proteins encoded within one genomic window of Synechococcus sp. PCC 7335:
- a CDS encoding NAD(P)/FAD-dependent oxidoreductase: MIVGSGFGGMQAAQSLARSGADVLIVDRNNYNTFVPLLYQVATAQIAPEMIAYPIRTILRGRGRMNFLKAEVQQVDFENQVVKTEDAVIDYDYLVLSTGSRPRSLGVEGAIAHTLPLMSLNDAITIRNHLFQCFELASRLSDSQRRKALLTFVIVGGGPTGVEVAGALVELIQSLRRDYSRLNRREVKIVLVQSGDTLLANLPTRLGRYASRKLSKLGVEVLFDTKVSSVSDHSVVFENGSTHAKWERMTETVIWAAGLEAAVVEGADRSETAPKQKLKVRSTLQLCDYDNVYAIGDLSYVEQNGKPLSGVAPEALQQGVTVAKNLHRQLQGRSPKGFSYFNKGRLAIIGGYSGVGKIGPVLLTGFIPWLMWLGVHGVYLPGFRNRLMVLMSWIHNYVLRDRPIRVIIRS, from the coding sequence ATGATTGTAGGATCAGGTTTTGGTGGGATGCAGGCAGCGCAGTCTTTAGCGAGAAGCGGCGCTGATGTGCTGATAGTTGATCGAAATAACTACAATACTTTTGTGCCGTTACTTTACCAGGTGGCGACGGCTCAAATAGCCCCAGAGATGATTGCTTACCCAATTCGGACTATCCTGCGAGGGCGCGGCAGGATGAATTTTTTGAAAGCTGAAGTTCAACAGGTTGATTTCGAAAATCAGGTAGTTAAAACTGAGGATGCGGTGATTGACTATGACTATCTAGTTTTATCAACAGGTAGTCGTCCACGGTCTTTGGGGGTTGAAGGGGCGATCGCTCATACGCTACCGCTGATGAGTCTCAATGATGCGATTACAATTCGGAATCATCTTTTTCAGTGCTTTGAGCTAGCAAGCCGACTGTCCGATAGCCAGCGCCGGAAAGCGCTGCTGACATTTGTGATTGTTGGAGGTGGGCCTACAGGTGTAGAGGTAGCTGGAGCGCTAGTGGAGCTAATACAATCTCTTAGAAGAGACTATTCCAGATTGAATCGGCGAGAAGTGAAGATTGTGCTTGTACAGTCTGGAGATACTTTGTTAGCAAACCTGCCTACTCGACTGGGCCGATATGCTAGCCGAAAGCTATCTAAGCTGGGTGTAGAAGTTCTGTTTGATACTAAAGTTAGCAGTGTGAGCGATCATTCTGTTGTCTTTGAAAATGGCAGTACCCATGCTAAATGGGAGAGAATGACAGAGACGGTAATCTGGGCAGCGGGGCTAGAGGCTGCGGTAGTTGAAGGTGCAGATAGGAGTGAAACAGCGCCCAAACAGAAGCTGAAGGTACGCTCTACGCTACAGCTATGTGACTATGATAACGTGTATGCTATTGGCGATCTATCGTATGTAGAACAGAATGGGAAGCCATTGAGTGGCGTTGCACCAGAGGCATTGCAACAGGGCGTGACCGTAGCAAAGAATTTACATAGGCAGTTACAGGGCCGATCTCCTAAAGGGTTTAGCTATTTCAATAAGGGGAGGTTGGCAATTATTGGTGGATATAGCGGTGTAGGGAAGATTGGACCGGTGCTGCTGACTGGTTTTATTCCTTGGCTGATGTGGCTTGGGGTGCATGGTGTGTATCTACCGGGCTTTCGCAATAGGTTGATGGTATTGATGAGCTGGATACACAACTATGTATTGCGCGATCGCCCAATACGGGTAATCATACGTTCGTAG
- a CDS encoding biopolymer transporter ExbD, with product MKVDFNNRESDVQINILPMIDVIFCILTFFVLAAVGLTRQQVIDLTLPSVDNSVPIAGTSSDRLYVSIDSIGQIYIDATPVQLQDLYSSLLEHQRSAPTGTIVLFASSSARYESVIKVLDLLRSVGGDRVALATLPNDASLDPTQGRDPNNPLGVPTPQTPTNNPNQLPETVPNTPGIGDDIQIIPDPTAPVPGSDLPPITPESANP from the coding sequence ATGAAAGTCGACTTTAACAATCGCGAGTCAGATGTGCAGATCAATATTCTGCCGATGATTGATGTGATTTTCTGCATCCTCACCTTCTTCGTCTTGGCGGCTGTGGGTCTTACTCGCCAACAAGTGATCGATTTGACGCTTCCTTCAGTTGATAATAGCGTCCCGATTGCGGGCACCAGTAGCGATCGCCTGTACGTTAGCATCGACAGCATTGGACAGATTTATATTGATGCGACTCCTGTGCAGCTTCAAGATCTCTACAGCAGTCTATTGGAGCATCAGCGAAGCGCTCCTACGGGTACTATTGTTCTATTCGCTTCTAGCAGCGCTCGCTACGAATCTGTGATCAAAGTCCTTGATCTGCTACGTTCCGTCGGCGGCGATCGCGTGGCCCTAGCTACCCTGCCTAACGATGCCTCTCTCGATCCAACCCAGGGTAGAGATCCTAACAATCCTTTAGGCGTCCCTACTCCGCAGACACCCACCAATAACCCGAATCAGCTACCTGAGACTGTCCCGAACACACCTGGTATTGGCGACGATATCCAGATCATTCCCGATCCTACCGCCCCTGTTCCTGGTAGCGATCTTCCGCCTATTACTCCTGAGTCAGCCAATCCTTAG
- the fabZ gene encoding 3-hydroxyacyl-ACP dehydratase FabZ, giving the protein MPTSAPASTSATPPAAASSRHNDSQNNPSKENSTASSEKKTFTLEEIQQLLPHRYPFALIDRIIDYTPGESAVGLKNVTFNEPHFQGHFPNRPLMPGVLIVEAMAQVGGIVLSQMPGVDDRLCVFAGIDKVKFRRPVVPGDQLIITTTLLALKAKRFGKMKSVAKVDGQLACEGTLMFSILD; this is encoded by the coding sequence ATGCCAACTAGTGCCCCTGCTTCCACCTCAGCAACCCCGCCGGCTGCTGCTAGTAGTCGCCATAACGACTCGCAAAACAATCCCAGCAAGGAGAATAGTACCGCCAGCAGCGAAAAAAAGACCTTCACGCTTGAAGAAATTCAGCAGCTATTACCTCACCGCTACCCATTTGCCCTGATTGATCGCATCATCGATTACACGCCAGGCGAAAGTGCAGTTGGCCTGAAGAACGTCACCTTCAATGAACCTCACTTTCAAGGACACTTTCCTAACAGACCGCTAATGCCGGGTGTGCTCATTGTTGAAGCTATGGCTCAAGTAGGCGGTATTGTCCTTAGCCAGATGCCTGGTGTAGACGACCGCCTTTGTGTTTTTGCGGGTATTGACAAAGTCAAGTTCCGTCGTCCGGTGGTGCCAGGTGACCAGCTGATCATCACCACTACTTTGCTGGCGCTAAAGGCGAAGCGATTTGGCAAAATGAAGTCAGTAGCCAAAGTGGATGGGCAGCTTGCTTGTGAAGGCACACTGATGTTCTCGATCCTTGACTGA
- a CDS encoding ABC transporter permease, with product MTKAVSAWQSFKRDRAAIIGSGVLFAFILAVSIGPLIYPASYSEIDFARATSAPSWQYPLGTNDLGQDQLARLLWGGRVSVAVGITAMLVSVSLGTLIGTLAGFCGGLVDTVLMRVTDLFLSLPQLPLLLLIIYLFREPMRQLVGPEAGIFVLIILVIGGLTWMSTARLVRAGFLAMKEQAFVQAARSLGAHPVEIVWRHILPNVVGPVIVAATLGVGNAIITESTLSFLGIGFPPDVPTWGRMLFDAQNYVASAPYLVVAPGLAIFLTVLSVNYLGDGLRDALDVRSR from the coding sequence GTGACTAAAGCTGTCAGCGCATGGCAAAGCTTCAAGCGTGATCGCGCTGCAATTATTGGTAGTGGGGTGCTATTCGCTTTTATCCTAGCGGTGAGCATTGGTCCGCTGATATATCCAGCTTCTTATAGCGAGATTGATTTTGCTAGAGCGACTAGCGCACCTAGCTGGCAGTATCCTTTAGGCACGAACGATTTGGGACAAGACCAGCTAGCCCGATTACTTTGGGGTGGGCGAGTAAGCGTAGCCGTAGGCATCACAGCGATGCTGGTATCCGTTTCATTAGGAACCTTAATCGGTACGCTCGCAGGTTTCTGTGGTGGTTTGGTTGATACTGTTTTAATGCGAGTAACCGATCTGTTTTTATCTTTGCCACAGCTACCGCTGCTGCTGCTAATTATCTATTTGTTTCGCGAGCCCATGCGTCAGCTAGTGGGACCAGAAGCAGGGATCTTCGTCTTAATCATCTTAGTGATTGGCGGCTTAACATGGATGTCTACGGCCCGATTAGTGCGTGCTGGATTTCTAGCGATGAAAGAACAGGCATTTGTACAGGCAGCGCGATCGCTAGGTGCTCATCCTGTAGAGATTGTGTGGCGACATATCTTACCGAACGTAGTCGGTCCTGTGATTGTTGCAGCAACCTTGGGCGTAGGCAATGCCATCATTACTGAGTCAACTTTGAGCTTCTTGGGAATTGGCTTCCCTCCTGATGTTCCTACTTGGGGCCGAATGCTTTTCGATGCTCAAAACTATGTGGCTAGCGCTCCCTATTTAGTCGTTGCGCCGGGCTTAGCAATTTTTCTGACCGTATTGAGTGTGAATTATCTAGGCGATGGATTAAGGGACGCCTTGGATGTGCGTTCACGTTGA
- a CDS encoding MotA/TolQ/ExbB proton channel family protein: MWPLLFLSILALGTIMERIWFWSRILTREREVAGRVLESARREWTNATQIAQAASRLPMGRFLFAALKLKDPAPEVFKLALETSANEELASMRRGEKVLEAVIAIAPLLGLLGTVVGLINSLGSIDLNALGVGDATAGTALGIGEALISTAAGLIIAIISLAFYRLFQGFVFGQAKVFQLSGNELELLYRQAWAYTDGRPSSLSENLSGLPPSPTVDLPEPPPSQTAPPTF; this comes from the coding sequence ATGTGGCCCCTGCTCTTTTTATCTATTTTGGCCCTTGGCACCATTATGGAGCGCATCTGGTTTTGGTCTAGAATCCTAACTCGTGAAAGGGAAGTGGCGGGCCGTGTCTTAGAATCGGCCCGTCGAGAATGGACCAACGCCACACAGATTGCCCAGGCGGCTAGTCGTCTGCCTATGGGCCGCTTTCTGTTTGCTGCGCTTAAGCTGAAAGATCCCGCTCCAGAAGTGTTTAAGCTAGCGCTTGAAACCTCTGCGAATGAAGAACTTGCTAGTATGCGCCGAGGTGAAAAAGTCCTTGAGGCTGTGATTGCGATCGCCCCGTTGCTTGGTTTATTGGGCACCGTTGTTGGTCTGATTAACTCTTTGGGATCTATCGATCTCAACGCGCTAGGTGTCGGAGATGCTACTGCCGGGACTGCCCTCGGCATTGGTGAAGCCTTAATCAGCACTGCGGCTGGATTAATCATTGCCATCATTAGCCTGGCTTTCTATCGTCTGTTTCAAGGCTTTGTCTTCGGGCAGGCAAAAGTATTTCAGCTATCTGGCAATGAACTAGAGCTGCTCTATCGACAAGCTTGGGCCTATACTGATGGCCGACCTAGTTCGCTGAGCGAGAATCTATCTGGTCTACCGCCCTCTCCTACCGTCGATCTGCCCGAGCCTCCTCCTTCGCAGACAGCACCTCCTACTTTTTAA
- the purC gene encoding phosphoribosylaminoimidazolesuccinocarboxamide synthase, which produces MIDTSLDNQKLYEGKAKIIYATADPEVLITYFKDDATAFNAQKKGQITNKGVVNCKVTTYLYTLLEKQGIATHLIRQTSDRELEVKRVDIVPLEVVVRNIAAGSLCRQTGIALGTRLSPFLVEFYYKNDDLGDPLLTRDRIAAMHITSPAQLDQLVDKAQTVNAVLTEFFDACGITLVDFKLEFGVDANGTLLLADEISPDTCRLWDKAESDQRKRVMDKDRFRQDLGGVAEGYQAVLERILEKAIHSD; this is translated from the coding sequence ATGATCGATACCTCTTTAGACAACCAAAAGCTATATGAAGGCAAAGCCAAGATCATCTATGCCACCGCCGATCCAGAGGTGTTAATCACCTACTTCAAAGATGATGCCACCGCTTTTAACGCTCAGAAGAAAGGGCAAATTACTAATAAGGGAGTCGTTAATTGTAAAGTAACCACTTATCTATATACACTGCTAGAAAAGCAAGGCATAGCCACTCATCTGATCAGGCAGACTAGCGATCGCGAGCTTGAAGTTAAACGCGTAGACATCGTGCCGCTAGAGGTTGTCGTTCGGAATATCGCGGCAGGCAGTCTTTGCAGACAAACCGGGATAGCGCTAGGTACTCGGCTATCCCCCTTTTTAGTTGAGTTTTACTACAAAAATGACGACCTAGGGGATCCTTTGCTGACACGCGATCGCATTGCCGCTATGCATATCACCTCACCGGCTCAGCTTGATCAGCTAGTAGACAAAGCACAAACCGTCAACGCTGTTCTTACTGAATTTTTTGACGCTTGTGGTATCACTTTAGTTGATTTTAAGCTTGAGTTTGGCGTTGATGCTAACGGCACTCTACTGCTAGCCGATGAGATTAGTCCAGATACCTGTCGTCTATGGGACAAAGCCGAATCCGATCAGCGTAAGCGAGTTATGGACAAAGATCGCTTTCGTCAAGATCTTGGTGGCGTCGCCGAAGGCTACCAGGCAGTGCTAGAGAGAATTCTAGAGAAAGCGATACATAGTGACTGA
- the lpxB gene encoding lipid-A-disaccharide synthase: MIVSSLQAPKKIFIHTGEVSGDLQGGLLVKALHRQAKKRGIHIEITGVGGHQMEAAGTTILINTLKLSAIGLLEALPYYLQGRGLQKQVEQYLLQHPPDLMVLLDYKGPNLAVGKFVRKQLPDVSMVYYIAPQEWVFSTPSTQAIVNVCDKLLAIFPEEATYYQQAGANVEWVGHPLVDILADPITKAEARIALGIGEDAQIVTLLPASRQQELRYIMPVMFEAAALIQSQQPSVSFLIPISLPDFRDEIALAAKGFDLNARLVDKADGQRAIAAADVVINKSGTANLEVALLNVPQVVMYRLSNLTAIVAKYIVRFTGDYVSPVNLMENQSIVPEFLQWSATPKAVGEAALALLVDNHKRMQMIEGYAQMKQAMGKPGVCDRAANEILDMLP, encoded by the coding sequence TTGATAGTCAGCAGTTTGCAAGCGCCTAAGAAGATATTTATTCATACCGGAGAAGTCTCAGGTGACTTGCAAGGTGGCTTGTTAGTCAAAGCGCTGCATCGGCAGGCCAAAAAGCGGGGAATCCATATTGAGATTACTGGGGTAGGCGGACACCAGATGGAGGCTGCTGGGACCACTATCTTAATTAATACATTAAAACTTAGCGCCATTGGTCTTTTAGAAGCACTGCCTTACTACCTACAGGGACGCGGCTTGCAAAAGCAGGTAGAACAATACCTCTTACAGCATCCACCTGATTTGATGGTGCTGTTAGACTACAAGGGTCCAAACTTAGCGGTGGGCAAGTTTGTTCGAAAGCAGCTGCCCGATGTGTCGATGGTTTACTATATCGCACCGCAAGAGTGGGTTTTTTCTACCCCTAGCACTCAAGCAATTGTCAATGTCTGTGATAAGCTGCTTGCAATTTTTCCCGAAGAAGCTACTTACTATCAGCAAGCCGGCGCAAATGTAGAGTGGGTTGGTCACCCGCTAGTTGATATTTTGGCAGATCCCATTACAAAGGCCGAAGCTCGCATAGCCTTAGGGATTGGCGAAGATGCTCAGATAGTGACGCTGCTACCAGCTTCTCGTCAGCAGGAGCTACGCTATATTATGCCGGTTATGTTTGAAGCGGCGGCGCTTATACAGAGCCAGCAGCCGAGTGTGAGTTTTTTAATCCCGATATCGCTGCCGGATTTTAGAGATGAGATAGCACTTGCGGCTAAGGGCTTCGATTTAAACGCGCGTTTGGTTGATAAAGCTGATGGTCAGCGGGCGATCGCTGCAGCGGACGTGGTTATTAACAAATCAGGCACTGCCAACTTAGAAGTTGCGCTGCTAAATGTCCCTCAAGTGGTTATGTATCGCCTTAGCAATCTGACGGCGATAGTTGCTAAGTATATTGTTCGCTTCACTGGAGACTACGTTTCACCTGTCAATCTGATGGAAAATCAGTCGATTGTACCCGAGTTTTTGCAGTGGTCAGCTACGCCAAAGGCTGTTGGTGAAGCAGCCTTAGCGCTTCTGGTAGACAACCACAAGCGAATGCAAATGATCGAGGGCTACGCACAGATGAAGCAAGCGATGGGCAAACCTGGTGTGTGTGATCGAGCTGCTAACGAAATTTTGGATATGCTGCCTTAG
- the ilvN gene encoding acetolactate synthase small subunit, whose amino-acid sequence MKHTLSVLVEDESGVLTRIAGLFARRGFNIESLAVGPAEEAGISRITMVVPGDDLVIEQLAKQLYKLINVLKVQDITETPSVERELMLIKVNANSENRAEVVGLAQIFRARVVDVSKESVTLEVVGDPGKLVAIEQMLKPFGVQEIARTGKIALIRESGVNTEYLKSLESKL is encoded by the coding sequence ATGAAGCACACGCTTTCTGTTCTAGTCGAAGACGAATCAGGTGTTCTGACTCGTATTGCTGGTTTATTTGCCCGGCGCGGTTTCAATATCGAGAGCCTAGCGGTAGGCCCGGCTGAGGAGGCAGGCATTTCTCGGATCACGATGGTTGTCCCTGGTGACGATCTTGTGATTGAGCAGCTTGCTAAGCAGTTATATAAGCTAATCAATGTGCTAAAGGTTCAAGATATCACTGAGACGCCAAGCGTTGAGCGAGAGCTGATGCTGATCAAGGTGAACGCAAATAGCGAAAACCGAGCAGAAGTAGTCGGCTTGGCTCAGATATTTAGAGCGCGCGTTGTCGACGTTTCTAAAGAGTCGGTAACACTAGAGGTCGTGGGCGATCCGGGTAAGCTCGTTGCCATCGAACAAATGCTAAAGCCCTTTGGCGTTCAAGAGATTGCTCGAACTGGGAAAATTGCACTGATTCGCGAATCTGGCGTTAATACAGAATATCTGAAGTCATTAGAGAGCAAACTCTAA
- the lpxA gene encoding acyl-ACP--UDP-N-acetylglucosamine O-acyltransferase has product MATLIHPTAVIHPDAQIHASVSVGPYAVIGEKVSVGAQTVIGAHAVIEGYTKIGDRNRIFPHAAIGLEPQDLKYDGSVSLVDIGDDNAIRECVTINRPTRLGEVTRLGNHNLVMAYAHVAHNCELGDHVIIANSVALAGHVKIESHARISGLVGVHQFVHIGRYAMIGGMSRIERDVPPYTMVEGNPSRVRGLNQVLLRRSGIADENDGQIYKGLTQAFRILYRSGLTLEEAISKLETLCDNERVRHLYEFLQASAHGEGRRGPVPGRKH; this is encoded by the coding sequence ATGGCTACTTTGATTCATCCGACGGCGGTTATCCATCCTGATGCTCAAATTCATGCCAGTGTCAGCGTTGGTCCCTACGCTGTCATCGGAGAAAAAGTCTCAGTCGGCGCTCAGACGGTGATCGGCGCTCATGCCGTGATTGAAGGCTATACCAAAATAGGCGATCGCAATCGCATTTTCCCACATGCGGCCATCGGCCTAGAGCCCCAAGATCTAAAATATGATGGTTCCGTCAGCCTAGTAGATATTGGTGATGACAACGCCATTCGCGAATGTGTCACTATCAATCGCCCTACACGTCTTGGGGAAGTGACGCGGCTGGGTAATCACAATCTAGTTATGGCCTATGCCCATGTCGCCCATAACTGCGAGCTAGGCGATCATGTCATCATTGCAAACTCGGTGGCCTTAGCGGGTCATGTCAAAATAGAATCTCATGCTCGCATTAGTGGGCTTGTGGGCGTTCATCAGTTTGTCCATATCGGTCGCTATGCCATGATTGGGGGCATGAGCCGGATAGAAAGGGATGTACCGCCTTATACGATGGTCGAAGGCAACCCTTCGCGAGTACGTGGGCTCAATCAAGTTTTACTTCGACGCTCCGGTATTGCTGATGAGAACGATGGACAAATATATAAAGGACTGACGCAGGCTTTCCGTATTTTGTATCGTTCGGGGCTGACTCTTGAAGAAGCTATCAGCAAGTTAGAAACCCTTTGTGATAACGAGCGCGTTCGGCACCTATACGAGTTTTTGCAAGCCTCGGCCCACGGTGAAGGTAGGCGTGGCCCTGTCCCCGGACGAAAACATTAA
- a CDS encoding BamA/TamA family outer membrane protein, with protein MRVSPTLLACFSLVAILGLPGRAEASTQGIENEIAQPPLSETSTTPAKTLHAHLLDGVLQPSDSKLLAITPAAISSASTTADPQPALKQLESPDPINDALPDADEPTPAEPIIIFDEDGAEIEDIDIDNADEEPIEETVDEAIEEATEDPSIESDPEPDEPSPPSLEDLLQGVSEEAPAAEPEESEEPVSEEIPEETPAEEPEETPAAEPEETVQEETRVLVAEVDVVSSNPQRPLNAELIDAVYSAVETVPGRTTTRSQLQEDINSVFSTGFFSNVQAEPEDTPLGVRVTFAVEPNPVLSQVNVRNRIVLPDETIDDIFSDQYGQILNLRDLQNSILDLNDWYQDNGYVLAQVTASPQISDQGVVTLIVAEGEIEEIAVRYLTSDGETTDEEGNPVDGKTRAFIITREFESEPGDVFQEDAIQQDIAQVFGLGIFEDIRLSLDPGDEDPRKVKVVVNVAERDTGSIGASLGFNLRGDLFGQLSYNEDNLGGNNQKLRTEGRLTTRGDFLFDVSFTDPWIAGDPFRTSYTVSLFNRRATSLIFDNGPIDVDLPNGDTPRLNRLGTGISFSRPLDNGLSLSLGGQYERVAILDSDGDVFDQDELGNELTESGTGRDDLFTLQFGAVLDRRNDPGLPTSGNLFRVGTEQSIPIGSGNVFFNKIRGSYSQYVPLRLLGGDSGRETIAFNVQGGLAVGDLPPYEEFPLGGGNSVRGFEEGGVGSGEAFLLGTVEYRFPLFTQFLNGALFADYGTDLGSGRGANDPAAVRGKPGSGFGYGAGVRVQTPLGALRLDYGIGSEGDSRFHFGFGERF; from the coding sequence ATGCGCGTCTCCCCAACTCTTTTGGCCTGTTTTAGCCTGGTAGCGATTTTGGGCCTTCCAGGTCGTGCCGAGGCTTCTACCCAGGGTATTGAAAACGAGATCGCTCAACCCCCCTTGTCAGAAACCTCAACCACGCCTGCGAAGACCTTACATGCTCATCTACTAGATGGTGTTCTTCAGCCCTCGGACTCTAAGCTTTTAGCGATTACACCTGCTGCTATATCTAGCGCTTCTACAACGGCAGACCCCCAGCCGGCTCTCAAGCAACTTGAATCGCCAGATCCTATTAATGATGCTCTACCAGATGCAGATGAGCCTACGCCAGCTGAGCCTATAATCATCTTTGATGAAGATGGCGCCGAGATAGAAGATATTGATATAGACAACGCTGATGAAGAACCTATCGAAGAAACCGTTGACGAGGCAATTGAAGAGGCTACCGAGGACCCATCGATAGAGTCAGATCCTGAGCCAGACGAACCGTCACCCCCCTCATTAGAAGATCTACTACAAGGCGTTTCGGAAGAAGCGCCAGCAGCAGAACCAGAAGAATCAGAAGAACCTGTTTCAGAAGAAATACCGGAAGAAACGCCAGCAGAAGAACCGGAAGAAACGCCAGCAGCAGAACCAGAAGAAACTGTTCAGGAGGAAACGCGTGTTCTCGTCGCCGAAGTAGATGTCGTTTCTTCCAATCCACAGCGCCCCCTAAACGCCGAGTTAATTGACGCAGTATACAGTGCGGTTGAAACGGTGCCTGGTCGGACAACCACTCGCAGCCAGCTTCAAGAAGATATCAATAGCGTCTTCTCTACAGGCTTCTTTTCAAATGTGCAAGCTGAGCCAGAGGATACGCCTCTAGGTGTAAGGGTTACGTTTGCCGTAGAACCAAACCCCGTCTTAAGTCAGGTTAATGTACGCAATCGTATCGTGCTACCAGATGAGACGATCGATGACATTTTTAGTGACCAGTATGGTCAAATATTGAACCTCAGGGATTTGCAGAATAGTATTCTTGATCTGAATGATTGGTATCAAGACAATGGTTATGTTCTCGCTCAAGTGACTGCCTCACCTCAGATTTCTGACCAGGGCGTGGTTACCTTGATCGTCGCCGAGGGCGAAATCGAAGAGATTGCCGTTCGCTATCTCACTTCCGATGGTGAGACTACAGACGAAGAAGGTAACCCTGTCGATGGTAAGACCAGAGCTTTTATTATCACCCGTGAATTTGAATCAGAGCCTGGCGATGTTTTTCAAGAGGATGCTATTCAGCAGGATATTGCGCAGGTGTTTGGGCTGGGCATTTTCGAAGATATTCGTCTATCTCTAGATCCAGGCGACGAAGATCCTCGAAAAGTCAAAGTTGTCGTCAACGTCGCTGAGCGGGATACCGGCTCAATTGGTGCTTCATTAGGCTTCAATTTGCGTGGCGATCTGTTCGGTCAGCTTAGCTACAACGAAGATAACCTCGGCGGTAATAACCAAAAGCTGCGGACCGAAGGCCGATTAACCACTCGCGGCGACTTTCTCTTCGATGTGAGCTTTACCGATCCTTGGATTGCGGGCGATCCTTTTAGAACCTCCTACACAGTCAGTCTATTCAACCGCCGCGCCACTTCACTAATTTTTGATAACGGCCCAATCGATGTTGATCTGCCTAATGGAGACACGCCCCGACTCAACCGACTGGGTACAGGGATTAGCTTTAGTCGCCCTTTGGACAACGGACTATCGCTGTCTTTAGGAGGACAGTATGAGCGGGTGGCGATACTAGATAGCGACGGTGATGTTTTTGATCAGGACGAACTAGGAAACGAACTTACTGAGAGCGGAACTGGTAGGGATGACCTATTTACGCTGCAGTTTGGAGCTGTTTTAGATCGTCGTAACGATCCTGGTTTGCCTACTAGCGGCAATCTTTTCAGAGTCGGAACTGAACAATCCATACCTATTGGCAGCGGTAACGTCTTCTTTAATAAAATTAGGGGCAGCTACAGTCAGTACGTTCCGCTCAGACTGCTAGGTGGTGATAGTGGCCGTGAAACCATAGCTTTCAATGTTCAAGGTGGCTTAGCCGTAGGAGACTTGCCGCCATATGAAGAGTTTCCACTTGGTGGCGGCAACTCGGTTCGGGGATTTGAAGAAGGCGGTGTTGGCTCTGGAGAAGCATTCCTATTAGGAACAGTAGAATACCGTTTTCCACTATTTACTCAATTTTTGAATGGTGCATTGTTTGCAGACTATGGAACAGATTTAGGGTCAGGAAGAGGTGCAAACGATCCGGCTGCTGTCAGAGGAAAGCCTGGAAGCGGCTTTGGATATGGCGCGGGGGTTCGAGTGCAAACGCCTTTAGGGGCTTTACGGTTGGATTATGGGATAGGCAGTGAGGGTGATAGTCGCTTTCACTTCGGTTTTGGAGAACGCTTTTAA
- the lpxC gene encoding UDP-3-O-acyl-N-acetylglucosamine deacetylase has protein sequence MPNTNAQKVSQDKVISQNKVISQNLVAQSLAARIEADQDSKQQTLSSSVSIEGVGLHLGQQTTVKLSPAEPNAGRYFVRTDIAEDLPVAATVGNVIQTQLSTELGVNSSTVRTVEHLLSTLAALDIDNVRIEIDGPELPLLDGSAKNWVEAIAAIPIQAQSAQRQVRSPLSQPIFVQSEDAWVAAFPSHELRFTYGIDFELAAIGNQWHSWSKAAGGFASDIAPARTFGLAHQIEYLRQQGLIKGGTLDNALVCGEKGWLNPPLRFENEPARHKLLDLIGDLALLGDIPTAHYVAYKASHSLHVELARQLETSYLL, from the coding sequence ATGCCTAATACAAACGCTCAGAAAGTATCTCAGGACAAAGTAATCTCTCAGAACAAAGTGATCTCCCAGAACTTAGTGGCGCAAAGTCTAGCAGCTCGCATAGAAGCAGACCAAGACTCAAAGCAGCAAACATTGAGTTCGTCTGTTTCTATCGAAGGGGTAGGCTTGCATCTAGGTCAACAAACCACAGTCAAGCTATCACCAGCAGAGCCGAACGCTGGCCGATATTTTGTCAGGACTGATATCGCAGAGGATCTTCCGGTTGCTGCCACGGTTGGTAACGTGATACAGACCCAACTTTCTACAGAGCTAGGGGTCAATAGCAGCACCGTACGGACAGTTGAACATTTGCTGTCGACGTTAGCTGCACTAGATATTGACAACGTTCGCATAGAGATAGATGGACCGGAGCTGCCCTTGCTAGACGGCTCTGCCAAGAACTGGGTTGAGGCGATCGCCGCTATCCCTATCCAAGCTCAATCTGCTCAGCGACAGGTGCGATCGCCGCTTAGCCAACCTATCTTTGTTCAATCGGAAGATGCTTGGGTTGCTGCCTTTCCTAGCCATGAGCTACGTTTCACCTACGGTATAGACTTTGAGCTTGCCGCGATTGGCAACCAGTGGCATAGCTGGAGCAAGGCTGCTGGAGGTTTTGCCAGTGATATTGCCCCTGCTCGCACCTTTGGCCTAGCCCACCAGATCGAATACTTACGACAGCAAGGTCTGATAAAAGGCGGAACTCTAGATAACGCCTTAGTCTGTGGTGAGAAGGGTTGGTTAAATCCGCCGCTACGGTTTGAAAACGAACCGGCTCGTCATAAGTTATTAGATCTGATAGGAGATTTAGCCCTGCTAGGAGATATTCCGACGGCTCACTATGTGGCCTATAAAGCAAGTCATAGTCTGCATGTAGAACTCGCTAGGCAACTAGAGACTAGCTACTTGTTGTAG